One region of Quercus lobata isolate SW786 chromosome 2, ValleyOak3.0 Primary Assembly, whole genome shotgun sequence genomic DNA includes:
- the LOC115974167 gene encoding EG45-like domain containing protein, translated as MSSSSSSLPSTILFVILAAFFCLSHADVGTAAQYKAPYLPTACYGNDSSQLPSSNLFASVNEDIWYFGAACARQYLVRCISAAQPGTCKPGQTVQVKIVDRALSSVSRPSQNDATLVLSTTAFEMIANPSASFINIEFQQ; from the exons AtgtcatcatcttcttcctctctcccaTCAACgat CCTATTTGTGATTCTGGCAGCGTTTTTTTGTCTCTCTCATGCTGATGTTGGCACAGCTGCCCAATATAAAGCCCCATATTTAC CCACAGCCTGTTATGGAAATGATTCTTCACAGTTACCTTCGAGCAACCTGTTCGCATCGGTCAACGAGGATATATGGTACTTTGGTGCCGCCTGTGCGAGACAGTATTTGGTGCGGTGCATAAGCGCGGCTCAGCCTGGAACTTGCAAACCCGGCCAGACAGTTCAAGTAAAGATTGTTGATCGTGCACTTTCTTCAGTTTCTAGGCCTTCCCAGAATGATGCTACCTTGGTTCTTTCTACAACTGCATTTGAGATGATAGCCAACCCTTCGGCTTCATTCATTAACATAGAATTCCAGCAGTGA
- the LOC115961452 gene encoding uncharacterized protein LOC115961452, which produces MGVKHLRVLGDSNLVVCQAKGNLSLKELSLAPYRAMAQRMEGKFSTFEIEHAPRNENRFADALAALGSQIVFKGDSTRIEVSKREESIIEVLKERFREEQCEEDWQIPIREVLIKGEDAAELKILKDYALVREELYRKMPGGVLSRCVRQEEA; this is translated from the coding sequence ATGGGAGTCAAACATTTGAGAGTATTGGGAGACTCAAACCTAGTTGTCTGCCAGGCCAAGGGAAACCTTTCCTTAAAAGAGCTCAGCCTAGCCCCATACAGAGCAATGGCCCAGAGGATGGAAGGAAAATTCTCAACTTTCGAAATAGAGCATGCTCCAAGGAACGAAAACCGATTTGCGGACGCATTGGCCGCACTGGGGTCGCAAATAGTTTTCAAAGGGGATAGCACCAGGATAGAAGTCAGTAAAAGGGAAGAATCCATCATTGAGGTGTTGAAGGAAAGGTTCCGGGAGGAACAGTGCGAAGAGGATTGGCAGATCCCCATAAGGGAAGTCTTAATAAAGGGAGAAGACGCCGCagaattaaaaatactaaaagacTACGCCTTGGTAAGAGAGGAGTTGTACCGCAAGATGCCAGGTGGGGTCTTGTCCAGATGCGTGAGGCAGGAGGAGGCctag
- the LOC115974867 gene encoding EG45-like domain containing protein produces the protein MAKLQLFFQSLVVILAALFFLSHADVGTAAQYKTPYLPTACYGNDASQFPSNNLFASAGEGIWDNGAACGRQYLVRCISAAHPRTCKPGQTIQIKIVDRALTSVSRPSRNGATMVLSTTAFGMIANPSASFINIEFQQV, from the exons ATGGCGAAGCTTCAACTTTTCTTTCAAAGCCTAGTTGTAATTCTGGCAGcgcttttttttctctctcatgcTGATGTTGGCACAGCTGCCCAATATAAAACCCCATATTTAC CCACAGCCTGTTATGGAAATGATGCTTCACAGTTCCCCTCGAACAACCTGTTCGCGTCGGCCGGCGAGGGGATATGGGACAATGGTGCCGCCTGTGGGAGACAGTATTTAGTGCGGTGCATAAGCGCGGCTCACCCTAGAACTTGCAAACCCGGCCAGACAATTCAAATAAAGATTGTTGATCGTGCACTTACTTCAGTTTCTAGGCCTTCCCGGAATGGTGCTACCATGGTTCTTTCTACAACTGCATTTGGGATGATAGCCAACCCTTCGGCTTCATTCATTAACATAGAATTCCAGCA GGTTTGA